A window of Campylobacter pinnipediorum subsp. pinnipediorum contains these coding sequences:
- a CDS encoding pyridoxamine kinase translates to MKRILTIQDISCVGKCSLGVALPIISSMGIEACVLPTALLSTHTGFSNFTFLDLTDEMDKIVEVWEKENISFDGIYTGFLGNIKQLTKIEGIINKFKNNNELILIDPCMADNGKFYSCFDESFAKAMKNFCKNADIITPNITEACFLTDTKYPKNGYDDKFIDELMDKLKELKTKFIVLKGVSYDEKSCGVLSYDKKENETKSYFHELIDARFSGTGDIFASIVFSKIILGDSLYNATKIAADFVVDSINSTLKDKTPNHYGVDFEENLPNLIKKL, encoded by the coding sequence ATGAAAAGAATTTTAACTATTCAAGATATATCTTGTGTTGGCAAATGTTCGCTTGGTGTAGCACTTCCAATAATTAGCTCAATGGGTATTGAAGCTTGTGTTTTGCCAACAGCATTATTGTCAACTCATACAGGATTTAGTAACTTTACTTTTTTGGATTTAACAGATGAGATGGATAAGATAGTTGAAGTCTGGGAAAAGGAAAATATAAGTTTTGATGGAATTTATACAGGCTTTTTGGGAAATATAAAACAACTTACCAAAATAGAAGGCATTATAAATAAGTTTAAAAACAATAATGAGCTTATCCTTATAGACCCTTGTATGGCAGATAATGGGAAGTTTTATTCTTGCTTTGATGAAAGCTTTGCAAAAGCGATGAAAAACTTTTGTAAAAATGCAGATATAATTACACCAAACATTACAGAAGCTTGTTTTTTAACAGATACTAAATATCCAAAAAATGGGTATGATGATAAATTTATAGATGAATTGATGGATAAACTTAAAGAGCTTAAAACTAAATTTATCGTTTTAAAGGGTGTTAGTTATGATGAAAAAAGTTGCGGTGTTTTAAGCTATGATAAAAAAGAAAATGAAACAAAAAGTTATTTTCATGAGTTAATAGATGCTAGATTTAGCGGAACCGGAGATATATTTGCTTCTATCGTTTTTTCAAAAATTATTTTAGGCGATAGTTTGTATAATGCAACAAAAATAGCAGCTGATTTCGTTGTGGATTCTATAAATTCAACTCTAAAAGACAAAACACCCAACCACTATGGAGTTGATTTTGAAGAAAATTTACCAAATTTAATAAAAAAATTGTAA
- the ybaK gene encoding Cys-tRNA(Pro) deacylase, whose product MEKNKTNAMRILDKHKIAYESFFYESDGAIDGVYVANKIGFAVESVYKTLVLIGNDNNYYVAVIPVAKELDLKKLAKACGVKKVELIPVAKINSVTGYIRGGCSPIGMKKDYPLQIDQSAQVLDEIIVSGGKIGVQIKIKVEDITKIRKASFSDLLKE is encoded by the coding sequence ATGGAAAAAAATAAAACGAATGCAATGAGAATTTTAGATAAGCATAAAATAGCTTATGAGTCATTTTTTTATGAGTCAGATGGGGCTATTGATGGTGTTTATGTGGCAAATAAAATCGGATTTGCAGTTGAAAGTGTATACAAAACACTTGTTCTTATAGGAAATGACAATAACTATTATGTTGCTGTCATTCCGGTAGCCAAAGAGCTTGATTTAAAAAAACTAGCCAAAGCTTGTGGTGTTAAAAAGGTTGAGTTAATTCCAGTGGCTAAAATAAACTCAGTTACTGGATATATAAGGGGTGGTTGTTCGCCTATTGGTATGAAAAAAGACTATCCTTTACAGATAGACCAAAGCGCGCAAGTGTTAGATGAAATTATAGTTAGCGGTGGAAAGATAGGCGTTCAAATTAAAATAAAAGTTGAAGATATAACTAAGATAAGAAAAGCTAGTTTTTCGGATTTATTAAAAGAATAA
- a CDS encoding MarR family winged helix-turn-helix transcriptional regulator, which produces MNQNYFFDKLILMYLYKKESISTLDIENEFGGILDKQNVNNIISNRKNTTSYIYKGFIDYDQNKQTLTITEEGKNLIEQEFSESRS; this is translated from the coding sequence ATGAATCAAAATTATTTTTTTGATAAACTAATTTTAATGTATTTATATAAAAAGGAGTCAATAAGTACATTAGATATTGAAAATGAGTTTGGAGGTATACTTGATAAACAAAATGTTAACAATATTATATCAAACAGAAAAAATACAACATCATACATATATAAAGGATTTATCGATTATGACCAAAATAAACAAACTCTAACCATTACCGAAGAAGGCAAAAATTTGATAGAACAAGAGTTTAGTGAAAGTAGAAGTTAA
- the ureC gene encoding urease subunit alpha, which yields MSLTISRKKYGSMYGPTTGDKIRLGDTNIIIEVEKDFAVYGDESQFGGGKSVRDGMNQSATATQLTGAADLVITNAIILDYTGIYKADISITNGKISGIGKSGNPDINNKVDIVIGAATEIIAGEGKIITAGAIDTHIHFITPQQVDTALSSGVTTMVGGGTGPAEGTNATTCTPGVSNISNMLKSFEGFPVNILLLAKGNCSTKEPLIEQIKAGAGGLKIHEDWGSTQAVIDNCLSVADEYDVGVAIHSDTLNEAGNIEDTLSSIKGRTIHFFHTEGAGGGHAPDQIVAASMPNVLPASTNPTMPYTINTEDEHLDMVMVCHHLDKNIKEDVAFADSRIRPETIAAEDILHDKGVFSIMSSDSQAMGRVGEVIIRTWQTASKMKDQFGALKEDKANNNDNFRAKRYVSKYTINPAIAQGIGDYIGSVEVGKYADLVVWEPKFFGIRPKTVIKNGFIMTAQIGDPSASIPTPQPVIHRNMFAFLGKGIAQTCISFVSNAAYKDNVKDKLGLGRIVLPVKDCRNIGKKDMKFNDSMPKLEVNPETYEVKIDGEIAKCEPTNNLPLAQLYNLF from the coding sequence ATGAGTTTAACAATTTCAAGAAAAAAATATGGCTCTATGTATGGGCCAACAACAGGCGATAAAATCAGACTCGGAGATACAAATATAATCATAGAGGTTGAAAAAGATTTTGCTGTTTATGGAGATGAATCACAATTTGGTGGTGGAAAATCTGTAAGAGACGGAATGAATCAATCAGCAACAGCAACACAACTAACAGGAGCTGCTGATCTTGTTATAACAAACGCTATCATACTTGATTATACGGGAATTTATAAAGCTGATATAAGTATAACTAATGGCAAAATTTCAGGCATAGGTAAAAGTGGAAATCCTGATATAAATAATAAAGTTGATATAGTTATAGGTGCGGCAACGGAGATAATTGCAGGGGAAGGTAAGATAATAACAGCTGGAGCCATTGACACCCATATACATTTTATAACGCCTCAACAAGTTGATACAGCGCTTAGTTCTGGCGTTACTACTATGGTTGGTGGTGGAACAGGACCAGCTGAAGGAACAAATGCGACAACTTGCACCCCTGGTGTGTCAAATATATCAAATATGCTTAAATCTTTTGAAGGCTTTCCTGTAAATATTTTGCTTCTTGCAAAGGGTAATTGTTCTACAAAAGAACCACTTATAGAGCAGATAAAAGCAGGTGCAGGTGGGCTAAAAATTCACGAGGATTGGGGCTCAACTCAGGCTGTTATAGATAATTGTTTAAGCGTTGCTGATGAGTATGATGTAGGAGTTGCTATACACTCAGACACTCTTAATGAAGCGGGAAATATAGAAGATACCCTATCTTCAATAAAAGGCAGAACTATACACTTTTTTCATACAGAAGGCGCTGGTGGCGGACACGCTCCTGACCAGATAGTAGCAGCAAGTATGCCAAATGTCTTGCCAGCTTCAACAAACCCAACCATGCCGTATACTATAAACACAGAAGATGAGCATTTGGATATGGTTATGGTGTGCCATCATTTGGATAAAAATATAAAAGAAGATGTTGCGTTTGCTGATTCTAGGATACGACCAGAAACAATAGCTGCTGAGGATATACTTCACGATAAGGGTGTTTTTTCTATTATGAGTTCGGACTCTCAAGCTATGGGTAGAGTTGGAGAAGTTATTATAAGAACTTGGCAAACAGCTTCAAAGATGAAAGATCAATTTGGTGCTTTGAAAGAAGATAAAGCAAATAATAATGATAATTTTAGAGCAAAAAGATATGTCTCAAAATATACTATAAATCCAGCCATAGCACAAGGAATTGGCGATTATATAGGCAGTGTTGAGGTCGGGAAGTATGCAGATTTGGTTGTGTGGGAGCCTAAGTTTTTTGGAATAAGACCAAAAACAGTTATAAAAAATGGCTTTATAATGACAGCACAAATAGGAGACCCAAGTGCTTCTATACCAACCCCACAGCCAGTTATACATAGAAATATGTTTGCATTTTTGGGAAAAGGCATAGCGCAAACTTGCATAAGTTTTGTTTCAAATGCAGCTTATAAAGACAACGTAAAAGACAAGTTAGGACTTGGCAGGATAGTATTGCCTGTGAAAGATTGCCGAAACATAGGTAAAAAAGATATGAAGTTTAATGATAGTATGCCAAAGTTAGAGGTTAACCCAGAGACATATGAGGTAAAAATAGATGGCGAAATAGCAAAATGCGAACCGACCAACAACTTACCTTTAGCACAACTTTATAATCTATTTTAG
- a CDS encoding urease accessory protein UreD codes for MAKRFSELSLEFENINGVSDIKNMYMTPPLRVMRPFFEDGFTEVMIMSSSPGLLEGDSQKYDFNAKDNTNVKIISQSYEKIHPMNENESAKRDTKISVGKNSTLICSFLPTIMFKDSRFLSNTKIKLEDDSSKLVFAESFVAGRLGKNESFLFREFKSSIEAKIDDELIYFENSKIEPTQIAYNEIGFFEGFDHFASVCIFNFRHIENLNQKIHDTLKEQEDILDIRFGVSSTYRGDTQVRILAKMGQNLMQAIELMIEIL; via the coding sequence ATGGCTAAAAGATTTAGCGAGCTAAGCTTGGAGTTTGAAAATATCAATGGTGTAAGTGATATAAAAAATATGTATATGACTCCGCCTTTAAGGGTTATGCGACCATTTTTTGAAGATGGCTTTACAGAAGTTATGATAATGAGTTCATCTCCAGGTTTGCTTGAAGGAGATAGCCAAAAGTATGATTTTAATGCTAAAGACAACACAAATGTAAAAATAATATCTCAATCTTATGAAAAAATTCATCCTATGAACGAAAATGAGAGCGCAAAAAGAGATACAAAAATAAGTGTTGGGAAAAACTCAACCTTAATATGCAGCTTTTTGCCAACCATTATGTTTAAGGATTCAAGATTTTTAAGTAATACAAAAATAAAACTTGAAGATGATAGCTCAAAGCTTGTGTTTGCTGAGTCTTTTGTGGCGGGCAGACTTGGAAAAAATGAGAGCTTTTTGTTTAGAGAATTTAAAAGCTCGATAGAGGCTAAGATAGATGATGAGCTTATTTATTTTGAAAATAGCAAGATCGAACCGACACAAATCGCATATAATGAGATAGGGTTTTTTGAAGGATTTGATCATTTTGCTAGTGTTTGTATATTTAATTTTAGGCATATAGAAAACTTAAATCAAAAAATTCACGACACACTAAAAGAACAAGAAGATATTTTAGATATTCGCTTCGGTGTTTCAAGCACATATAGAGGCGATACTCAGGTCAGAATACTTGCAAAAATGGGTCAAAATTTAATGCAAGCTATTGAGTTAATGATTGAAATTTTATAA
- the ureG gene encoding urease accessory protein UreG, which yields MKYIKIGVAGPVGCGKTHLIEQLVGEFSKDYSVGVVTNDIYTKEDANFLKNSGVIDGKRIRGVETGGCPHTAIRDDVSMNLEAVEELANAYPDLQIVFIESGGDNLSATFSPDLADATIFVIDVAEGGDIPRKGGPGITRSDMLVINKIDLAPYVEVDLQKMRTDTIAQRKNLPFAMTNLKSKQGLNELFAWIRKDVLFEDDK from the coding sequence ATGAAATATATAAAAATAGGTGTTGCAGGTCCTGTTGGCTGTGGTAAAACTCACCTTATAGAACAACTTGTTGGGGAATTTTCAAAAGATTATAGCGTTGGCGTTGTTACAAATGATATCTACACAAAAGAAGACGCAAATTTCTTAAAGAACTCAGGCGTTATTGACGGAAAGAGAATTAGAGGCGTTGAGACAGGTGGTTGTCCTCATACAGCTATCAGAGATGATGTTTCTATGAATTTAGAAGCTGTTGAAGAACTTGCAAACGCTTATCCTGATTTGCAAATAGTATTTATAGAAAGTGGTGGAGATAACCTATCGGCTACATTTTCACCAGATCTTGCTGACGCTACTATTTTTGTTATAGATGTGGCAGAAGGTGGAGATATACCAAGAAAAGGCGGACCTGGCATTACAAGGTCTGATATGCTTGTTATAAACAAGATAGATTTAGCACCTTATGTTGAAGTTGATTTACAAAAAATGAGAACTGACACAATAGCGCAAAGAAAAAATCTACCTTTTGCTATGACAAATTTAAAGAGCAAACAAGGACTGAATGAGCTTTTTGCTTGGATAAGAAAAGATGTTTTGTTTGAGGATGATAAGTAA
- a CDS encoding urease accessory protein UreF: MLFLHQINDSQFPIGGYSHSYGLETYIQEGFIKNEEDTKRYLANYLKGSFLYTELFSAYLAFEFALELDYQGIWDLCLKLRAIKSQKELREASEKLGSRLVKTLIQIDLNFDVRFFKELNESLSKKQIPICHSVAYGVICALAGVDRDYALSSFCFSTASTIAINAVKTVPISQMAGQRILFDIKNLIKDIVDDVKTLDKDDFGVSFAGVEISSMRHEYLYSRLYMS, encoded by the coding sequence GTGCTCTTTTTACATCAGATAAACGATAGCCAATTCCCAATAGGCGGATACTCTCACTCTTATGGACTTGAGACATATATTCAAGAGGGTTTTATAAAAAATGAAGAAGACACAAAGCGATATTTGGCTAATTATCTAAAAGGGTCATTTTTATACACCGAGCTTTTTTCTGCTTATTTGGCGTTTGAGTTTGCTTTGGAGCTGGATTATCAGGGGATTTGGGATTTGTGCCTGAAATTAAGAGCTATAAAAAGTCAAAAAGAGCTAAGAGAGGCTTCTGAAAAGCTTGGTTCAAGACTAGTTAAAACCTTAATACAAATTGATTTAAACTTTGATGTTAGATTTTTTAAAGAGCTAAATGAGAGTTTGAGCAAAAAACAAATTCCAATTTGTCATAGTGTTGCTTATGGTGTTATATGTGCTTTGGCTGGGGTTGATAGGGATTATGCTTTGAGTAGTTTTTGCTTTAGCACGGCATCAACGATAGCTATAAATGCTGTAAAAACCGTGCCTATTAGCCAAATGGCTGGGCAAAGAATACTATTTGATATAAAAAATTTGATTAAAGATATAGTTGATGATGTAAAGACACTGGATAAAGATGATTTTGGTGTCTCATTTGCTGGTGTTGAGATATCATCAATGAGACACGAGTATCTTTATTCAAGACTTTATATGTCATAA